The Nitriliruptor alkaliphilus DSM 45188 genome includes a region encoding these proteins:
- the typA gene encoding translational GTPase TypA produces the protein MAAKNLSHGTALRDDLRNVAIIAHVDHGKTTLVDAMLWQSGAFRANQDVDERVMDSNDLERERGITILAKNTAVEVPLPEGQTTATGRTSVTVNVVDTPGHADFGGEVERALTMVDAALLLVDASEGPLPQTRFVLRKALEQRMPVLVVVNKIDRPDARIAEVVDEVYDLLIDLGADDEQVDLPVLYTVARDGQASLDPDVPGTDLRPLFETLLTHVPPPRHDPEHPFQALVTNLDASPYLGRLALCRIQHGTVRRGQTVSWCKADGTIEKVKLGELYLTEALDRVPADTAGPGDLIAVAGIAEVTIGETLADADDPRPLPVITVDEPSLGMTIGVNTSPLAGRDGDKLTARQIEARLQAELIGNVSLRVLPTERPDTWEVQGRGELQLAVLVETLRREGFELTVGKPRVVTREIDGVVHEPFERMSIDVPEDYVGVVTQLLGLRKGRMEQMVNHGTGWVRLDYRVPARGLIGFRTEFLTETRGTGIIHHVFDGFEPWVGELRTRANGSLVADRQGATTQFALMNLQERGALFVAPGVDVYEGMIVGENARAEDMDINPAKEKKLSNVRSSTGDELVRLAPPRAMSLDQALEFIREDEAVEVTPNAVRLRKVELQATLRGRQAKRAKQGAAPS, from the coding sequence GTGGCTGCCAAGAACCTCTCGCACGGCACGGCGCTGCGCGACGACCTGCGCAACGTCGCCATCATCGCCCACGTCGACCACGGCAAGACCACGCTGGTCGACGCGATGCTGTGGCAGTCCGGCGCCTTCCGCGCAAACCAGGACGTCGACGAACGCGTCATGGACTCCAACGACCTCGAGCGCGAGCGCGGCATCACCATCCTCGCCAAGAACACCGCCGTCGAGGTCCCGCTGCCCGAGGGGCAGACGACCGCGACGGGTCGGACCTCGGTGACCGTCAACGTCGTCGACACCCCCGGCCACGCCGACTTCGGCGGCGAGGTCGAGCGTGCGCTGACGATGGTCGACGCCGCGCTGCTGCTCGTCGACGCGTCGGAGGGCCCGCTGCCCCAGACCCGGTTCGTGCTCCGCAAGGCCCTCGAGCAGAGGATGCCGGTGCTCGTGGTGGTCAACAAGATCGACCGCCCCGACGCCCGGATCGCGGAGGTCGTCGACGAGGTCTACGACCTGTTGATCGACCTCGGAGCCGACGACGAGCAGGTCGACCTGCCGGTCCTCTACACCGTCGCCCGGGACGGCCAGGCCAGCCTCGACCCGGACGTCCCCGGCACCGACCTGCGCCCGCTGTTCGAGACCCTGCTCACCCACGTCCCCCCGCCGCGGCACGACCCCGAGCACCCCTTCCAGGCGCTGGTGACCAACCTGGATGCCTCGCCCTACCTCGGTCGCCTGGCCCTCTGCCGCATCCAGCACGGGACGGTCCGCCGTGGCCAGACCGTGTCGTGGTGCAAGGCCGACGGCACCATCGAGAAGGTCAAGCTCGGCGAGCTCTACCTGACCGAGGCCCTCGACCGCGTCCCCGCCGACACGGCCGGCCCGGGCGACCTCATCGCCGTCGCCGGCATCGCCGAGGTCACGATCGGTGAGACCCTGGCCGACGCCGACGACCCGCGCCCGCTGCCGGTCATCACCGTCGACGAGCCGTCGCTCGGCATGACCATCGGGGTCAACACCTCGCCGCTCGCCGGCCGCGACGGCGACAAGCTCACCGCCCGCCAGATCGAGGCCCGGCTGCAGGCCGAGCTGATCGGCAACGTGTCCCTCCGCGTCCTGCCGACCGAGCGTCCCGACACCTGGGAGGTCCAGGGCCGCGGCGAACTCCAGCTCGCCGTCCTGGTCGAGACCCTGCGCCGCGAGGGCTTCGAGCTGACCGTCGGCAAGCCGCGCGTCGTCACCCGCGAGATCGACGGGGTCGTGCACGAGCCGTTCGAGCGCATGTCGATCGACGTGCCCGAGGACTACGTCGGCGTCGTGACCCAGCTGCTCGGCCTCCGCAAGGGCCGCATGGAGCAGATGGTCAACCACGGCACCGGCTGGGTCCGGCTCGACTACCGCGTCCCCGCCCGTGGGCTCATCGGGTTCCGCACCGAGTTCCTCACCGAGACCCGAGGCACCGGGATCATCCACCACGTCTTCGATGGCTTCGAACCCTGGGTCGGCGAGCTTCGGACCCGGGCCAACGGCTCGCTCGTGGCCGACCGGCAGGGCGCGACCACCCAGTTCGCGCTGATGAACCTCCAGGAGCGTGGCGCGCTGTTCGTCGCCCCCGGCGTCGACGTCTACGAAGGCATGATCGTCGGCGAGAACGCCCGGGCCGAGGACATGGACATCAACCCCGCCAAGGAGAAGAAGCTCTCCAACGTGCGCTCGTCCACCGGCGACGAACTGGTCCGGCTGGCCCCGCCGCGCGCGATGAGCCTCGACCAGGCGCTCGAGTTCATCCGCGAGGACGAGGCGGTCGAGGTGACACCGAACGCCGTCCGGCTGCGCAAGGTCGAGCTGCAGGCCACCCTCCGCGGCCGCCAGGCCAAGCGGGCCAAGCAGGGCGCCGCCCCCTCCTGA